A genome region from Salvelinus alpinus chromosome 26, SLU_Salpinus.1, whole genome shotgun sequence includes the following:
- the LOC139554491 gene encoding sodium channel regulatory subunit beta-1-like isoform X2: MLDCPLIHVSLCHGACAEVDSDTEAVAGKGFKLGCISCKMRPEVEASATVDWYFKAKGEADFAHIYNYDEEGQHIVDERFEDRVDWSGSKQSNDIQDASIYLFNVTFNDSGTYRCFFHRLLTYEFYEYQTVVSKVVHLTVVAKATRGTASIVSEVMMYVSIIGLQAWLYIEMVYCYRKISAAGEEALRESANAEYLAIASESKDNCGVQVAE; the protein is encoded by the exons atgcttgactgtccattaattcacg TGTCCCTGTGCCATGGGGCCTGTGCAGAGGTGGACTCGGACACTGAGGCCGTTGCAGGCAAAGGGTTCAAGCTGGGCTGCATCTCCTGTAAGATGAGGCCCGAGGTGGAGGCTTCTGCCACAGTCGACTGGTATTTCAAGGCCAAAGGGGAAGCTGACTTTGCTCAT ATATATAATTACGATGAGGAGGGCCAGCACATTGTGGATGAGCGCTTCGAGGACCGCGTGGACTGGAGCGGCAGTAAGCAGAGCAATGACATACAGGATGCGTCCATCTACCTCTTCAATGTCACCTTCAATGACTCGGGCACCTACCGTTGCTTCTTCCACCGGCTCCTGACGTACGAGTTCTACGAATACCAGACTGTTGTCAGCAAGGTTGTGCACTTGACAGTGGTGGCTAAAG ccACCAGAGGGACGGCCTCGATAGTCTCTGAGGTGATGATGTACGTGTCCATCATCGGGCTACAGGCTTGGCTCTACATAGAGATGGTATACTGCTACAGAAAGATCTCAGCTGCAGGAGAGGAAGCATTACGAGAAAGCGC GAATGCCGAATATTTAGCCATAGCCTCGGAGAGTAAAGATAACTGCGGTGTGCAAGTGGCAGAATAA
- the LOC139554493 gene encoding sodium channel regulatory subunit beta-1-like has protein sequence MSAMRLLLLSLLCALFVSLCHGACSEVDSDTEAVAGKGFKLGCISCKMRPEVEASATVDWYFKAKGEADYAHIYNYNEEGPHIVDERFEDRVDWNGSKRSQDIQDASIYVFNVTFNDSGTYSCHFHRLLSYEFYEYQTVVSKLVHLKVVAKATRGTASIVSEVMMYVSIIGLQAWLYIEMVYCFRKISAAGEEALRESANAEYLAITSESKDNCAGVQVAE, from the exons ATGTCTGCTATGCGGCTGCTGCTCCTGTCTCTGCTTTGCGCCCTCTTTG TGTCCCTGTGCCATGGGGCCTGTTCAGAGGTGGACTCGGACACTGAGGCCGTTGCAGGCAAAGGGTTCAAACTGGGCTGCATCTCCTGTAAGATGAGGCCCGAGGTGGAGGCTTCTGCCACAGTCGACTGGTATTTCAAGGCCAAAGGGGAAGCTGACTATGCACAT ATATATAATTACAATGAGGAGGGCCCCCACATTGTGGATGAGCGCTTCGAGGACCGCGTGGACTGGAACGGCAGTAAGAGGAGCCAAGACATACAGGATGCGTCCATCTACGTCTTCAATGTCACCTTCAATGACTCGGGCACCTACAGTTGCCACTTCCACCGGCTCCTGTCGTACGAGTTCTACGAATACCAGACCGTTGTCAGCAAGCTTGTGCACCTGAAAGTGGTGGCTAAAG CCACCAGAGGGACGGCCTCCATAGTCTCTGAGGTGATGATGTACGTGTCCATCATCGGGCTACAGGCTTGGCTCTACATAGAGATGGTATACTGCTTCAGAAAGATCTCAGCTGCAGGAGAGGAAGCATTACGAGAAAGCGC GAATGCAGAATATTTAGCTATAACCTCGGAGAGTAAAGATAACTGTGCAGGAGTGCAAGTGGCAGAATGA
- the LOC139554491 gene encoding sodium channel regulatory subunit beta-1-like isoform X1 produces the protein MSAVRLLLLSLLCALFVSLCHGACAEVDSDTEAVAGKGFKLGCISCKMRPEVEASATVDWYFKAKGEADFAHIYNYDEEGQHIVDERFEDRVDWSGSKQSNDIQDASIYLFNVTFNDSGTYRCFFHRLLTYEFYEYQTVVSKVVHLTVVAKATRGTASIVSEVMMYVSIIGLQAWLYIEMVYCYRKISAAGEEALRESANAEYLAIASESKDNCGVQVAE, from the exons ATGTCTGCTGTGCGGCTGCTGCTCCTGTCTCTGCTTTGTGCCCTCTTTG TGTCCCTGTGCCATGGGGCCTGTGCAGAGGTGGACTCGGACACTGAGGCCGTTGCAGGCAAAGGGTTCAAGCTGGGCTGCATCTCCTGTAAGATGAGGCCCGAGGTGGAGGCTTCTGCCACAGTCGACTGGTATTTCAAGGCCAAAGGGGAAGCTGACTTTGCTCAT ATATATAATTACGATGAGGAGGGCCAGCACATTGTGGATGAGCGCTTCGAGGACCGCGTGGACTGGAGCGGCAGTAAGCAGAGCAATGACATACAGGATGCGTCCATCTACCTCTTCAATGTCACCTTCAATGACTCGGGCACCTACCGTTGCTTCTTCCACCGGCTCCTGACGTACGAGTTCTACGAATACCAGACTGTTGTCAGCAAGGTTGTGCACTTGACAGTGGTGGCTAAAG ccACCAGAGGGACGGCCTCGATAGTCTCTGAGGTGATGATGTACGTGTCCATCATCGGGCTACAGGCTTGGCTCTACATAGAGATGGTATACTGCTACAGAAAGATCTCAGCTGCAGGAGAGGAAGCATTACGAGAAAGCGC GAATGCCGAATATTTAGCCATAGCCTCGGAGAGTAAAGATAACTGCGGTGTGCAAGTGGCAGAATAA